In Polyangiaceae bacterium, the DNA window CGCCGCCCTCGTTGCCGCTGCCGCCGCTGCCGCCCGCATCGACGTCGCCACCACCACTGCCGCTACCGGGCGGTCCGTCTCCCACGTCTTCGCTGGACGCGCACGCACACGCGAGGCTGGCCACGACAGCCACCACGGACATGCTGCGCGCGAACATCCAGGCGAGCGTAGCACGCGTGGTACGCTCGCAGCATGAGGCCCGTCCTGCTCTGCTGCGTGGTGCTGCTCGTGGGCTGCAGCAGCGAAAACGGCGACGGCCCGCCGGCTGCCAGCTCCGGGGGCGCCGCGGGCTCGGCCAGCGGCGGCAGCGCCGGCACCCAGCCGAGCGACGGCGGTTTCCCGTCCGGTGGCAGCGGCGGCGCAGCGGGCATGGCCGGCAGCTCGGGCAGCGGCGCCTCCGCCGGTGCCGGAGGTTCTGGCGGCGATCCCAACTTCACCGCCGACGGCTGCTTCAAGTGGACCCAGCAGAACGCGCTCCAGGCGGCCGTCGACCAAAACGACTGCGTCGAAGTCCAACCCGGCACCTGGCTGCTCGACGCCACGGTAGCCATGAAGCCCGGCCACACGCTGCGCGGCGTGAGCGCCGCCGAGTCGATCTTGAAGGCCAACGCGGCAAGCTGGAGCTTCGGCTGCTGCGACTCCATGGTGGGCGACACCCTGCCGCCAGATCCCGCCGCCAATCCCTTCAAGGTCCAAAAGCTCACCTTGGACGGCTCCGGCGTTGCCACCTACAACGTGTGCTGTCGCGGCTACCTGGTGGAAGACTCGGTGCTGAAGAACAACCGCTGTTCCGCCATCGGCGCGGCCGGCACCGGCGTCACCGCCAAGAACAACCAGATGCTGTACAGCGCCCAGCCCACCAGCATTCCGGGCAAGGGCACCGTCAGCTGCGCGACGGGCGGCTTCGGGGGCGTGGCCGAGGGCGCCGCCATCTACTCCGAAGCCAAGGCCGCCAACTTTGGCACCGTGATCGACGGCAACGTCATCAAGTTCAGCTTCGGCCCCGCGCTCGACGTGAACGGTGCTTGGGGCGGGACCTTCACGAACAATCAAGTCTCCGACAACACCGCCTGGGCCGCCGTCAGCTTGTACGGAGCGAGCAACTGGAAGATCACGAACAACGTCATCAGCCACCCCGGCACGGAGCCGCCCCAGCCCTATCACCCCTATTGCGCCACGGGCCCGAGCGGCGGCCACTCCGCGGGCATCTTCCTGTGCCAGGACACGGACCAGGACAACCTCGTGGTCAACGGCAATACCATCAGCGGCAACAAGACCTCGAGCTTCTACGGCATCTTGAGCGTAGGCGCCGACGAGCTGAAACCGTACTGGGCGCCGCGCAACAACACCTTCACGAACAACGACGTCTTCGGCAGCAACGTGGGCTGCGCGGACGACTTCTCCCCGGGTCAGTGGCAGACGGACAAGAACACCTGGACCGGCAACAACTGCGCCGGCGCTGCCAACACCCCGCCCAACTACTTCTGATCCAGCTGCTTGTTGGTCCGGCGCGATACCCGTCGCGCCTCACCAGCGCTGGGCGTCCAGGCTCGGCGCGATCGCCTCGAACCGGTCGTCGCGGAAGTCCGCGATCGCGCGGACCCGGCCGTAGCCATCTGCCAGGGGTTCGTCCCCGAAACGCACCCGATGAAGCCGGCCCTCGCGCGCAAAGAGAAGGTCGTCGTTCCGATCCCAGTCCGCCCAATCCGTCCGCCCCAAGTCGAGGCACTCTCCGCTTTTTTCGTCGAGCACCCGATGGGAAAAGGCGTACCATGGCCCATCACGCTCGCCGATGCCGTGTAGGTGACGCTCCAAACGGAGCCGGCGCGGCTTCGGCCCGTGCTTCGCGTACACCTCGGTATCGACGTACTCCCACTTGAACGGGCGCTCGAAGGAGTAGTCGGTGCGTTTGCCCTCGGAGCGGAGCGTCCAGCCGTCGCGCAGCATCCGCAAGTGCGCGATGGGATGGTCCTCCCCCGCCCCGGCGCGGTCGCCCAAGAGCTCCACCCGCACGCGCTTGCCGAGGGAGAAGCCCTCGGCAAGCTTCGTCTGG includes these proteins:
- a CDS encoding right-handed parallel beta-helix repeat-containing protein; amino-acid sequence: MRPVLLCCVVLLVGCSSENGDGPPAASSGGAAGSASGGSAGTQPSDGGFPSGGSGGAAGMAGSSGSGASAGAGGSGGDPNFTADGCFKWTQQNALQAAVDQNDCVEVQPGTWLLDATVAMKPGHTLRGVSAAESILKANAASWSFGCCDSMVGDTLPPDPAANPFKVQKLTLDGSGVATYNVCCRGYLVEDSVLKNNRCSAIGAAGTGVTAKNNQMLYSAQPTSIPGKGTVSCATGGFGGVAEGAAIYSEAKAANFGTVIDGNVIKFSFGPALDVNGAWGGTFTNNQVSDNTAWAAVSLYGASNWKITNNVISHPGTEPPQPYHPYCATGPSGGHSAGIFLCQDTDQDNLVVNGNTISGNKTSSFYGILSVGADELKPYWAPRNNTFTNNDVFGSNVGCADDFSPGQWQTDKNTWTGNNCAGAANTPPNYF